In Dyadobacter sp. CECT 9275, the following proteins share a genomic window:
- a CDS encoding sensor histidine kinase has product MQNIEELKLALLIASIAMLMMAFFVISFVMYYQKRKFEEEKKLNDIEKNYSRLLLDTALNSEETERRRIAQDLHDDIGTMLSLTKLSLNQLSKLVAESGVKEDQIMRKSQSLVEETILHVRRITRDLVPTTLERFGLADAISEFINKLEEGNQLTITFHSNADDFPRQGQKIELTLYRIMQELVNNAIKHSRCSKIAISLEVNHKHINLRVTDNGIGFDPEQIKDNNLAGLGLLGIESRLAIVNGTVQYERPEQGGSSALAQVPVAPVTETRPEPLHPFRRERIL; this is encoded by the coding sequence ATGCAAAACATTGAGGAGCTGAAACTTGCACTGCTCATTGCTTCCATTGCAATGCTGATGATGGCATTTTTTGTTATCTCATTTGTGATGTATTATCAGAAAAGAAAATTCGAGGAAGAAAAAAAGCTGAACGACATCGAAAAAAATTACAGTCGGCTGCTGCTGGATACCGCACTCAACTCCGAAGAAACCGAACGCAGGCGTATCGCGCAGGATCTGCATGACGACATCGGTACTATGTTATCGCTGACCAAGCTGAGCCTCAATCAACTCAGTAAACTGGTGGCCGAATCGGGTGTGAAAGAAGACCAGATCATGCGGAAATCCCAGTCTCTGGTAGAAGAAACCATTCTGCACGTGCGCCGCATCACGCGTGACCTGGTACCCACAACCCTGGAAAGGTTCGGCCTTGCGGATGCGATCTCCGAGTTCATCAATAAACTGGAAGAAGGTAACCAACTGACGATCACCTTCCATTCTAACGCTGATGATTTCCCCCGGCAGGGCCAGAAGATAGAGTTAACTCTTTACCGTATCATGCAGGAACTGGTTAACAATGCCATTAAACACTCCAGATGCTCTAAAATTGCCATATCACTGGAAGTTAACCATAAGCATATCAACCTTCGGGTAACAGACAACGGGATTGGTTTTGACCCTGAGCAAATAAAAGACAACAACCTGGCCGGACTGGGCCTGCTGGGAATTGAAAGCCGGCTGGCTATCGTGAACGGGACCGTTCAGTATGAAAGGCCCGAACAAGGAGGATCCAGCGCTCTTGCGCAGGTTCCGGTGGCGCCGGTTACCGAAACCAGGCCCGAACCATTACACCCATTCCGCAGAGAACGCATTCTTTAA